In Arthrobacter citreus, a single genomic region encodes these proteins:
- a CDS encoding GNAT family N-acetyltransferase, with product MLKQRDLQDCSVLFELMVHPDVFPFVRHKANSYEEFLFITKQAIELEEQGKMISRTILDEWGNPIGNISLHDIEAGYGFLGTWLGKPFHGMGYNKPAKDAFFHELFHDLGINSIFMRIRKVNKRSFYAASKLPYATLANESRSCLYKEINQNEEIYDLFEITKDNYLLHTMREDYQQHEVTHLKEA from the coding sequence ATGCTAAAACAGCGAGATTTACAAGATTGTTCTGTACTTTTTGAACTTATGGTGCATCCTGATGTCTTTCCCTTTGTGCGCCATAAAGCAAATTCGTACGAGGAATTCTTATTTATCACAAAACAAGCAATCGAACTAGAAGAACAAGGAAAAATGATATCAAGAACAATTTTAGATGAGTGGGGCAACCCTATTGGTAACATTTCATTACATGATATAGAAGCTGGATATGGCTTTTTAGGAACATGGTTAGGCAAACCTTTTCACGGAATGGGTTATAACAAACCAGCAAAAGATGCTTTCTTCCACGAGTTATTTCATGATTTAGGAATAAACTCTATTTTTATGCGTATTCGCAAAGTTAATAAACGCTCTTTTTATGCTGCAAGTAAACTACCATACGCAACTTTAGCGAACGAATCGCGTAGTTGCTTATATAAAGAAATAAATCAAAATGAAGAAATTTACGATCTATTTGAAATCACTAAAGATAATTATTTATTGCATACTATGCGTGAAGATTATCAACAACATGAGGTTACGCATTTAAAAGAAGCGTAA
- a CDS encoding metal-dependent hydrolase, which translates to MDTGTHLVMGFTLGGLATLSPIILHDPHLANSFLLTTIIGSQLPDSDTILKLRNNAKYLKHHRGITHSIPAVILWTLSLSTIMTLFNNREHFGLYLFWSFLAVGVHVFVDLFNAYGTQALRPFSKRWIAFGIINTFDPIIFAIHLVGVPFVIFHFRAGPICVMLYIIMVLYYAFRYRQKQIVIQTVTKKLPDAKRVYVSPSIKYTHYHIVASTETHHYVGKIKKRIFKIHDVFKRIPLPVIEDVKAAFKDDNVKSFLAFSPVYIWELIGYDDHKELRLIDLRYRTETYYPFVAVVKFDYEHNIISSFTGWIFSEKKLQKKLKA; encoded by the coding sequence ATGGATACTGGTACTCATCTTGTAATGGGATTTACACTTGGCGGATTAGCAACCCTGAGTCCAATCATCCTACATGACCCACATTTGGCAAACTCATTCTTATTAACAACAATCATCGGTTCACAATTACCAGATAGTGACACGATTTTAAAATTAAGAAATAACGCTAAATACTTAAAACATCATCGTGGAATTACACATTCAATTCCCGCAGTCATATTATGGACGCTATCGCTTTCCACCATTATGACACTATTTAATAATAGAGAACACTTTGGACTCTATTTATTTTGGTCTTTTCTAGCTGTTGGTGTACATGTTTTTGTAGATTTATTTAATGCGTACGGAACACAAGCTCTAAGGCCATTTTCAAAACGTTGGATTGCTTTTGGGATCATCAACACTTTCGACCCAATAATTTTTGCAATCCATTTAGTAGGCGTGCCATTTGTTATATTTCATTTTAGAGCTGGTCCAATTTGTGTCATGCTCTATATCATCATGGTTCTTTACTATGCATTTAGATATAGACAAAAACAAATCGTAATTCAAACAGTAACTAAAAAATTACCAGATGCAAAACGTGTCTATGTTTCACCTTCTATAAAATACACTCATTATCATATTGTAGCAAGTACAGAAACTCATCATTACGTAGGAAAAATTAAGAAAAGAATCTTTAAAATTCACGATGTATTTAAGAGAATCCCATTACCTGTAATCGAAGACGTGAAAGCAGCCTTTAAAGACGATAATGTTAAATCCTTTCTCGCATTTTCACCTGTTTACATTTGGGAATTAATTGGATATGACGACCATAAGGAACTTAGACTAATCGACTTAAGATACCGAACCGAAACATACTATCCCTTCGTTGCCGTAGTTAAATTCGACTACGAACATAATATAATCAGTTCATTCACTGGTTGGATTTTTAGTGAAAAGAAATTACAGAAAAAATTAAAAGCTTAA
- a CDS encoding DUF402 domain-containing protein: protein MNVPKPGEKIQIHSYKHNGHIHRIWEETTILKGTQQLVIGANDRTLVTESDGRTWVTREPAICYFDMDYWFNVIGMIREDGVYYYCNISSPFVYEDGAIKYIDYDLDIKVFPDMTYVLLDEDEYENHRQLMNYPPIIDPILKKNLGYLKELIHQRKGPFATDFIDNWYERFLMYRD, encoded by the coding sequence ATGAACGTTCCCAAGCCGGGAGAAAAGATACAGATACATAGTTATAAACATAATGGACATATTCATCGTATATGGGAAGAGACAACCATTTTAAAAGGGACGCAGCAGTTAGTAATTGGCGCAAATGATCGCACGCTTGTAACTGAATCGGACGGTAGAACATGGGTTACACGAGAGCCAGCAATTTGTTACTTTGATATGGATTATTGGTTTAATGTCATCGGAATGATTAGAGAAGATGGAGTTTACTATTACTGCAATATTAGCTCACCTTTCGTCTATGAAGACGGTGCCATTAAATATATTGATTATGATCTTGATATTAAAGTTTTTCCAGACATGACTTACGTGCTGTTAGATGAAGATGAATATGAAAATCATCGACAATTAATGAATTATCCTCCTATTATTGACCCAATTTTAAAGAAAAACTTAGGTTATTTAAAGGAATTAATTCATCAACGAAAAGGGCCGTTTGCTACCGATTTTATTGATAATTGGTATGAGCGATTCTTAATGTATCGTGATTAA
- a CDS encoding YfhH family protein, with protein sequence MQIPKRYSDLTKDELVQEISNLNHQARKAEQMDMINELEVILRKKTMAQSYLLDASQFIPGMQYELIEEPGVLFMITYMNGIFAWGHKSTSEEEIGIPIALLKKIGTN encoded by the coding sequence ATGCAAATTCCAAAACGATATAGTGACTTAACAAAAGATGAATTAGTTCAAGAAATTAGCAATTTGAATCACCAAGCTAGAAAAGCAGAACAAATGGATATGATCAATGAACTTGAAGTTATACTCCGTAAAAAAACGATGGCTCAATCATACTTATTAGACGCAAGTCAATTTATTCCTGGTATGCAATATGAATTGATCGAAGAACCAGGTGTTTTATTCATGATAACATATATGAATGGGATTTTTGCTTGGGGACATAAAAGTACAAGTGAAGAAGAAATAGGAATTCCTATTGCATTATTAAAAAAAATTGGAACGAACTAA
- a CDS encoding amidohydrolase, with amino-acid sequence MNLLFKNATIFPVTSQVLYNHDLLIENGKIKEIAPDIFSMEDQTIVIECAGKPLFPGFIDVHTHLGLYDEGTGWAGNDANETIEVLTPHIRSMDGILPLDVAFSDAIKHGITTAHIMPGSGNVIGGTTCTIKTYGKCVDEMIIQEPSGLKIAFGENPKRTHSNGNKESITRMGIMGMLREAFYEAKNSHNPDDFRIIPIIKALNREIPVRIHAHRADDILSAIRFGEEFNLDIRIEHCTEGHLIVDQLKDRNLQVSVGPTLTRRSKIELKNKSWTTYKALTDIGVSVSITTDHPYTPIQYLNVCAAIAVREGLPEIEALKAITINPAKNLNLSHRIGSLELGKDGDVVLWSHHPFHYMAKPLITVIDGRIVYKNIE; translated from the coding sequence ATGAATCTATTATTTAAGAATGCAACAATTTTCCCCGTTACTTCTCAAGTTTTATATAATCATGATCTGTTAATTGAAAACGGGAAAATTAAAGAAATTGCACCAGATATTTTTTCTATGGAAGATCAAACGATCGTTATTGAATGTGCAGGTAAACCACTTTTTCCTGGCTTTATTGATGTGCACACTCATTTAGGACTTTATGACGAAGGAACTGGTTGGGCCGGAAATGACGCAAATGAAACAATTGAAGTATTGACTCCGCATATTCGTTCAATGGATGGAATATTGCCTCTTGATGTTGCCTTTAGTGATGCCATTAAGCATGGAATTACGACAGCTCATATCATGCCTGGAAGTGGAAACGTAATTGGAGGAACTACTTGTACAATTAAAACTTATGGTAAATGTGTCGATGAAATGATTATACAAGAGCCATCTGGATTGAAAATTGCTTTTGGAGAAAATCCAAAAAGGACTCATAGTAACGGGAATAAAGAATCGATTACTAGAATGGGAATTATGGGCATGCTCCGAGAGGCATTTTATGAAGCAAAAAATTCACATAACCCAGATGATTTTCGAATTATACCAATTATTAAAGCATTGAATAGAGAAATTCCAGTAAGAATTCATGCTCACCGTGCGGATGATATTTTATCAGCAATACGTTTTGGTGAAGAATTTAATTTGGATATCCGAATCGAACATTGTACGGAAGGTCATTTAATTGTTGACCAACTAAAGGATCGAAACCTTCAAGTATCTGTTGGTCCTACACTAACTAGACGTTCAAAAATCGAATTAAAAAATAAATCCTGGACTACATACAAAGCTCTTACTGATATTGGTGTAAGTGTTTCAATTACAACTGATCACCCATACACTCCAATTCAGTATTTAAATGTATGTGCAGCTATAGCAGTCCGTGAAGGTTTACCTGAAATCGAAGCATTAAAAGCAATCACGATAAATCCGGCAAAAAATCTTAATCTATCTCACAGAATTGGTAGCTTAGAATTAGGTAAAGATGGTGATGTCGTGCTATGGTCCCATCATCCGTTTCATTATATGGCTAAGCCATTAATCACTGTCATAGATGGTAGAATTGTGTATAAAAATATCGAATAA
- a CDS encoding gamma-type small acid-soluble spore protein, translating to MNNNNNNQFNAGKTASGTNIGKVQQQNQSFGQEFSSETDVQAVREANAKSAQKSASKNFGQQNQQ from the coding sequence ATGAACAACAACAACAACAATCAATTCAATGCTGGAAAAACAGCATCTGGTACTAACATTGGTAAAGTACAACAACAAAACCAAAGTTTTGGACAAGAGTTTTCAAGTGAAACTGATGTTCAAGCTGTAAGAGAAGCAAATGCAAAATCTGCACAAAAATCTGCTTCTAAAAACTTTGGACAACAAAACCAACAATAA
- the mutY gene encoding A/G-specific adenine glycosylase yields MNEDLNKILEAFPKNDFKNNLVNWFLAEQRDLPWRKNKDPYRVWVSEIMLQQTRVDTVIPFYNNFMQNFPTIADLANAEEEKVLKAWEGLGYYSRARNLQSAVREVHEEYSGKVPDTPELISKLKGVGPYTAGAILSIAYGKPEPAVDGNVMRVFSRILTIWEDIAVPKNRKIFEQAVRSLISHDDPSSFNQGLMELGALICTPTNPACLLCPVREQCLAFETGVVSELPIKSKKKAPKPVNLAVGVIKNKNNQYLIQQRPSSGLLANMWEFPTAELQSTILSKSDMLRFFLNQEVQLEVEGLSYQFNIEHVFSHLVWKMDVYVGEAINEGNLASNQKWVTLDECKELPFPVVHQKIYQQIEKLV; encoded by the coding sequence ATGAATGAAGATTTAAATAAGATATTAGAAGCTTTCCCCAAAAATGACTTTAAAAATAATTTAGTTAATTGGTTTTTAGCTGAACAAAGAGATTTACCTTGGAGAAAGAATAAAGACCCGTACCGAGTATGGGTTTCAGAAATAATGCTACAGCAAACGCGTGTAGATACAGTAATTCCTTTTTATAACAATTTTATGCAGAACTTCCCTACAATTGCCGATTTAGCTAATGCCGAGGAAGAAAAAGTATTAAAAGCATGGGAAGGACTAGGATATTATTCTAGAGCTAGGAATTTACAATCAGCTGTCCGTGAGGTCCATGAAGAGTATTCAGGTAAAGTACCAGATACTCCAGAATTAATAAGCAAATTAAAAGGTGTGGGACCATATACTGCAGGTGCAATCCTAAGTATTGCATATGGCAAACCGGAGCCAGCTGTAGATGGGAATGTAATGAGGGTTTTTTCTAGAATATTAACAATTTGGGAGGATATTGCTGTCCCGAAAAACAGAAAGATTTTTGAACAAGCCGTTAGATCACTAATTAGTCATGATGATCCATCTTCATTTAATCAAGGTTTAATGGAGTTAGGTGCATTAATTTGTACACCAACAAACCCAGCCTGTTTACTATGTCCAGTCAGGGAACAATGTTTAGCTTTCGAAACTGGAGTTGTTTCTGAGCTTCCAATCAAAAGTAAAAAGAAAGCTCCGAAACCAGTTAATCTAGCGGTCGGAGTGATTAAGAATAAAAACAATCAATACTTAATTCAGCAAAGACCTTCTAGTGGATTACTTGCTAATATGTGGGAGTTTCCAACCGCAGAATTACAATCAACGATATTATCCAAAAGTGACATGCTGAGATTTTTCTTAAATCAAGAGGTTCAGTTAGAAGTAGAGGGTTTATCATACCAATTTAATATTGAGCATGTGTTCTCACATCTTGTATGGAAAATGGATGTATATGTTGGCGAAGCGATAAATGAGGGGAATTTAGCGAGTAATCAAAAATGGGTTACGTTAGACGAGTGTAAAGAACTGCCTTTTCCTGTCGTTCATCAAAAAATTTATCAACAGATTGAAAAGCTTGTTTGA
- the recX gene encoding recombination regulator RecX encodes MSIITKIQVQKLNKERFNIYVDNGKGEEYAFSVDADTIVKFNIKKGQSFEPYEIEEVLNADQLRKAYLSSIVYLSRMMRTKKEIEQYLAKQEFLIETIQTTIIRLVEEGYINEEKYANSYVSTSINTTLKGPTIIKNALVAKGIPNSIIEKSLTLFSKETQIEHAISLCQKKVSSLSKYSTNQKKAKLEELLRRKGYSTNISSIAIEETQYESEADDELEALLIHARKAKRKYEQLSDWEYKQKMKTTLYRKGFPIDLIEKAILILEEDET; translated from the coding sequence ATGTCTATTATTACGAAAATTCAAGTTCAAAAATTAAATAAAGAACGTTTTAATATTTATGTTGATAATGGTAAAGGTGAAGAATACGCATTTAGTGTAGACGCCGATACTATCGTTAAATTTAATATAAAAAAAGGGCAGTCTTTTGAGCCGTATGAAATAGAAGAGGTACTAAATGCTGATCAATTAAGAAAAGCATATCTCTCAAGTATTGTTTATTTATCCAGAATGATGAGAACTAAAAAAGAGATTGAGCAATACTTAGCTAAGCAAGAATTCTTGATCGAAACAATCCAAACAACGATCATTCGACTTGTAGAAGAAGGATATATTAATGAAGAAAAGTATGCTAATAGTTATGTTAGTACTTCAATCAATACGACCTTAAAAGGGCCAACTATTATTAAGAATGCACTAGTTGCAAAGGGTATTCCTAATTCAATCATTGAAAAAAGCTTAACCTTATTTTCAAAAGAAACACAAATTGAACATGCCATTTCACTTTGTCAAAAAAAGGTTTCTTCGCTTTCTAAGTATTCAACAAATCAAAAAAAGGCAAAGCTTGAAGAATTGCTAAGAAGAAAGGGTTATTCAACGAACATCTCTTCGATCGCAATTGAAGAAACACAGTACGAAAGTGAAGCGGATGACGAACTAGAAGCACTGTTAATCCATGCTAGAAAAGCGAAAAGGAAATATGAACAATTAAGTGATTGGGAATACAAACAAAAAATGAAAACAACATTATATCGAAAAGGCTTTCCAATTGATTTAATTGAAAAAGCAATTTTAATTTTAGAAGAGGATGAAACATAA
- a CDS encoding TIGR01777 family protein produces the protein MKILLTGGTGFIGSQLINEFIRSEYQCYIVTRNIRTSTNPFITYINWDQLTSNSFRESIDIVINLAGESINSGRWSQRLKDKILQSRLQSTNELIAWFERQAHRPNLFINASAIGYYGTSTSLTFNEHDKPISNDFLASTVLEWENVAKKAEELGIRTILARFGLVLGLSGGALQKMILPYKYFIGGPIGKGTQWISWIHEKDVVGLIMHLIKNNDIHGPINFVSPSPVTMNEFSTLLSSTLHRPNKLKVPDFTLQLLLGEMSMLVLEGQKVMPSKAIQTNYNFQFPSLKEALQFTLK, from the coding sequence ATGAAGATTCTTCTTACAGGCGGTACTGGGTTTATTGGATCTCAATTAATAAATGAATTTATTCGAAGTGAATATCAATGTTATATCGTCACGAGAAATATAAGAACATCAACTAATCCATTTATTACTTATATTAATTGGGATCAATTAACCTCGAATTCTTTTAGGGAATCAATTGACATAGTCATTAACTTAGCTGGTGAATCAATAAACAGCGGCAGATGGTCTCAAAGATTAAAAGATAAAATTCTACAAAGCCGTTTACAATCTACAAATGAACTGATTGCATGGTTTGAAAGACAAGCCCACCGTCCAAACCTTTTTATTAATGCTAGCGCAATAGGGTATTACGGAACTTCAACATCATTAACTTTTAATGAGCATGACAAGCCTATTTCAAATGATTTTTTAGCATCAACAGTATTGGAATGGGAAAACGTTGCCAAAAAAGCAGAAGAATTGGGGATTCGGACTATTCTTGCTAGATTTGGCCTTGTACTTGGATTAAGCGGTGGAGCACTTCAAAAGATGATATTGCCATATAAGTATTTTATTGGTGGTCCTATTGGAAAAGGTACTCAATGGATTTCTTGGATTCATGAGAAAGATGTTGTTGGACTCATCATGCATTTAATAAAAAATAATGACATTCATGGACCGATTAATTTTGTGTCACCTAGTCCAGTCACAATGAATGAATTTAGTACACTCTTATCATCTACATTACATCGACCAAACAAATTAAAAGTCCCAGATTTTACCCTTCAATTACTACTAGGTGAAATGAGTATGCTAGTTTTAGAAGGTCAAAAAGTTATGCCTTCTAAAGCTATACAAACTAATTATAACTTTCAATTTCCATCTTTAAAAGAAGCTTTACAGTTTACATTAAAATAG
- a CDS encoding YfhE family protein gives MEKRKDKTRRNLSSTQEVLYAKEFKRADRAAGYTNFNGVGK, from the coding sequence GTGGAAAAACGAAAAGATAAAACAAGACGTAATTTAAGTTCTACTCAAGAAGTATTATATGCAAAAGAATTTAAACGCGCTGACCGCGCTGCAGGTTATACGAATTTTAATGGAGTAGGTAAATAA
- the pflB gene encoding formate C-acetyltransferase, translating to MQKRRSNTMEQWRQFETGRWEKTIDVRDFIQKNFKSYVGDDSFLVGPTDATNKLWDMVLNLSKEERQNGGVLDMDTKIVSTITSHEPGYLEKELEQIVGFQTDKPFKRSLQPFGGIRMAEAACESYGYKVDDEISKVFLEYRKTHNQGVFDAYTAEMKAARRSGVITGLPDAYGRGRIIGDYRRVALYGVDRLIKDKMNALNITTNVMSEEVIRDREELNEQIRALKELKQMADTHGFDISKPATNSKEAFQWLYFGYLAAIKEQNGAAMSLGRVSTFLDIYIERDIEENTMTEQEAQELVDHFVMKLRLVKFARTPDYNELFSGDPTWVTESIGGIGIDGRPLVTKNSFRFLNTLDNLGPAPEPNLTVLWSAQLPVGFKQYCAKMSIKTSSIQYENDDIMRPDYGDDYGIACCVSAMTIGKQMQFFGARANLAKALLYAINGGIDEKSKMQVAPMYAPITTEYLDYEEVKMKFDVLLDWLAGLYVNTLNCIHYMHDKYSYERIEMALHDATIKRTMATGIAGLSVCADSLSAIKHSKVKTIRDENGIVVDFEIEGDYPKYGNNDDRVDDIAVDLVERFMAKVRKHKTYRNSIHTTSVLTITSNVVYGKKTGNTPDGRKAGEPFAPGANPLHGRDTNGALASLSSVAKLPYEDAQDGISNTFSIVPKALGKDETTQILNLVAMLDGYTEKGGHHLNVNVFNRETLMDAMEHPEEYPQLTIRVSGYAVNFIKLTREQQIDVINRTFHGSM from the coding sequence ATGCAGAAGAGGAGGAGTAATACGATGGAACAATGGAGACAATTTGAAACTGGACGATGGGAAAAAACGATTGATGTAAGAGACTTTATTCAAAAAAACTTTAAATCTTATGTTGGTGATGATTCATTTCTAGTCGGGCCAACTGATGCAACTAACAAACTTTGGGATATGGTACTTAATTTATCTAAAGAAGAACGCCAAAATGGCGGAGTTCTAGATATGGATACGAAGATTGTATCTACAATCACTTCACATGAACCAGGCTATTTAGAAAAAGAATTAGAACAAATTGTTGGTTTCCAAACAGATAAACCTTTCAAACGATCACTACAACCATTTGGTGGGATCCGAATGGCTGAAGCAGCATGTGAATCTTATGGATATAAAGTTGATGATGAAATAAGTAAAGTATTTTTGGAATATCGAAAAACACATAACCAAGGTGTATTTGACGCTTACACGGCAGAGATGAAAGCAGCAAGACGTTCTGGCGTTATTACTGGATTACCTGATGCATATGGCCGTGGGCGAATAATTGGTGACTATAGAAGGGTAGCATTATACGGTGTAGATCGATTGATTAAAGATAAAATGAACGCTTTAAATATCACGACAAATGTTATGTCTGAAGAGGTTATTCGAGATCGTGAAGAATTAAATGAACAAATTCGTGCTCTAAAAGAATTAAAGCAAATGGCTGATACGCATGGTTTTGATATTTCTAAACCTGCAACAAATTCAAAAGAAGCTTTCCAATGGTTATATTTTGGTTATTTAGCAGCAATAAAAGAACAAAATGGAGCTGCGATGAGCTTAGGCCGCGTATCAACATTTTTAGATATATATATTGAGCGTGACATTGAAGAAAATACAATGACTGAACAAGAAGCACAAGAGCTAGTTGACCACTTTGTCATGAAACTTCGATTAGTTAAATTTGCTCGTACACCGGATTATAATGAATTATTTTCAGGGGATCCAACTTGGGTTACTGAATCAATTGGTGGAATAGGAATTGATGGACGCCCACTTGTAACGAAAAACTCATTCCGTTTTTTAAATACATTAGATAATTTAGGACCAGCTCCAGAGCCAAACTTAACAGTACTTTGGTCAGCACAATTACCAGTAGGCTTTAAGCAATATTGCGCTAAAATGTCAATTAAAACTAGTTCAATTCAATATGAAAATGATGATATCATGCGTCCTGATTATGGCGATGACTACGGCATTGCATGTTGTGTATCTGCAATGACAATTGGTAAACAAATGCAGTTCTTCGGTGCGCGAGCAAATCTTGCAAAAGCATTATTATATGCAATTAATGGTGGTATAGATGAGAAGTCAAAAATGCAAGTGGCACCAATGTATGCTCCAATTACAACTGAATATCTTGATTACGAAGAAGTAAAAATGAAGTTTGATGTTTTATTGGATTGGTTAGCAGGTCTATATGTTAATACGTTAAATTGTATCCACTATATGCATGATAAATATAGTTATGAACGAATTGAAATGGCATTACATGATGCAACTATTAAACGAACAATGGCAACAGGTATTGCAGGATTGTCAGTATGTGCAGATTCATTATCAGCTATTAAACATTCAAAAGTTAAAACGATTCGTGATGAAAACGGAATTGTCGTTGATTTTGAAATTGAGGGAGACTATCCAAAATACGGAAATAACGATGATCGAGTAGATGATATTGCTGTTGACCTTGTTGAACGATTTATGGCAAAAGTAAGAAAGCATAAAACTTATCGTAATTCTATTCATACAACATCAGTACTAACGATCACGTCTAATGTTGTATACGGTAAAAAGACGGGTAATACACCTGATGGACGAAAAGCTGGCGAACCATTTGCTCCAGGTGCCAACCCATTACACGGACGCGATACAAATGGAGCGCTAGCATCATTAAGTTCTGTAGCAAAATTACCTTACGAAGATGCACAAGATGGAATTTCTAATACGTTCTCAATTGTTCCAAAAGCATTAGGTAAAGATGAAACGACACAAATATTAAACTTAGTAGCAATGTTAGATGGATATACAGAAAAAGGTGGACATCACCTAAATGTAAATGTATTCAATAGAGAAACATTAATGGATGCAATGGAACATCCTGAAGAATATCCACAGTTAACGATCAGAGTTTCTGGCTATGCAGTTAACTTTATAAAACTAACTAGAGAACAGCAAATCGATGTCATAAACAGAACTTTCCACGGTTCTATGTAA
- the pflA gene encoding pyruvate formate lyase-activating protein: protein MISGNIHSIESCGTVDGPGLRYVIFTQGCLLRCQYCHNADTWKIGSGKEMSVEQLMKDIKTYLPFMKSSGGGVTVSGGEPLLQLDFLLEMFKSCKKIGIHTTIDSSGGCFSTEPNFLSKLDEVLEYTDLVLLDLKHVDEKKHIKLTGKSNEQIKAFAKYLDKKKTPVWIRHVLVPGITDSEEDLINLGGFINTLGNVEKIEILPYHQLGVYKWEALGLKYPLKDIQPPSEESVNHAFQLLTNPKVLQNC from the coding sequence ATGATTTCAGGAAATATACATTCAATTGAATCTTGCGGTACTGTCGATGGACCAGGTCTTAGATATGTAATCTTTACTCAAGGATGTTTATTAAGATGTCAATATTGTCATAACGCGGATACTTGGAAGATTGGTTCTGGGAAAGAAATGTCAGTAGAGCAACTAATGAAAGATATTAAGACGTATCTTCCTTTTATGAAATCATCTGGTGGTGGGGTTACAGTTAGTGGTGGCGAACCTTTACTACAATTAGATTTTCTGTTAGAAATGTTTAAATCTTGTAAGAAAATTGGAATCCACACAACAATTGATAGCTCTGGTGGTTGCTTCAGCACTGAACCGAATTTTCTTTCAAAATTAGATGAGGTATTAGAGTATACAGATTTAGTTTTGTTAGATTTAAAACATGTTGATGAAAAAAAACATATAAAGTTGACTGGTAAATCAAATGAACAGATTAAAGCTTTTGCTAAATACTTGGATAAGAAAAAAACTCCAGTTTGGATTCGCCATGTTTTAGTTCCTGGCATTACTGATTCAGAAGAAGATTTAATAAACTTAGGTGGCTTCATTAATACATTAGGCAACGTAGAAAAAATTGAAATTTTACCATATCATCAATTAGGCGTTTATAAGTGGGAAGCATTAGGATTAAAGTATCCATTAAAAGATATTCAGCCACCATCTGAAGAAAGTGTAAATCATGCATTTCAGTTATTAACGAACCCAAAAGTATTACAAAACTGTTAA
- the sspK gene encoding small, acid-soluble spore protein K (SASP K; found in the forespore compartment) gives MTTKSERFSAQKHDTKIDGSIDYKSKNASKRPNGQINTSPQRRMAKSDPSND, from the coding sequence ATGACAACAAAAAGCGAACGATTTTCAGCTCAAAAGCATGATACGAAAATTGACGGATCAATCGACTATAAATCAAAAAATGCTTCAAAACGTCCTAACGGTCAAATAAATACAAGTCCACAAAGAAGAATGGCTAAAAGTGATCCTAGTAATGATTAA